The nucleotide window ctcccgttgacgtctctcctcgcgattacgtctccccgcaattggtcgaatttacataatatattgTGTAATTTTCAATcatatgcatatatacatTAGTTATAtctaataatacaatatatataattatattattatcaacattatattacttacacaaaatactttatattgtaatatgtaaataccatacttatatatattatatatgtcgggttcagATTATGATTaaggttaggggcgtgaagcgaattttcatttggattagacatcgttgttatgcaatagagaagatatttactagcgcaaatacgattattacagaatttgacaagtaaccgtggtaattagctAATCGAGATGCTAATAACAATGATCTTAGGTTCAATAGCGAATCCGCAGTCAACGGGATAACCAAATGCGCTTTCTTCCAAAATCCAAGTTGTACTCCACTTGCTTGTCTACGGTACAAGTATTACTGAACTAAgtctttgttaaaacgtagAATATCCACAGAGCGTAAAGACGCTATGTATCTCGCTAATgcgacctcacgagagaatgactttccgtcacaatgatgctgcagaggagAACTATAATAGGgcgtgtctaaggacacgagatcgtcggattcgtcgaggaaagccttcgttcggaaagtgagggaaatggaCGTTTctgttaattggttaatttCTAGGTTGGTGGTTGAAGAAGGATGCTAACCACCcttgagagaaagttgctagcgggaagcgTCATTCGTGAGAAAAGCAGATTTCCCGTATCTCCCTGTAGTAGGTGGTAGATTTAGGGACTGTTaggaagaatagggtctgtgTGTgacgagccacgggacagaaaccgttggaatgtttattGTCCCGTGCTGctacaactatttctttttaaggagagctatactattactccatacctttgttaggcaaaacgttcatcccttgaacgcgactacgttcggcgactggttgtcacctcgagcccaagctcattatcacaaatctcgaacaaatacaatcggattgaatgaCGACAATTGCTTAATAACGGCTATggtagaatctagattacagTATTAAGGggttttcccgaagttccaaagggaaggctccggtgtcctttcatctccgacatatatattcatCATCATTTAAAAACGCGGTGTGCAAGAAAACCTAtcctaaactaataaataaaatatagacaAAAATGTTACTACTCACGGGTATAATAAATAACCGCGGTCACTATGCTCGTCAAAAATTCTACGTATATAACAAATTGCCCGTGTCGATTCGGACCTTCCATCCTTCGATATAATTGAGTGACTTGAAGAACAAAAACGCATGCGACTCACGATTAGATGTAAAGAATGTCGTGTTCGATATTGTTCTGATCCAAGGGATTCGTTATCAAGTCGTCATCAAATTGAAATCATCGAATTCGATGGAAGAAAACTTTAATAAAGCATAGCAAAGCaaagcaaataaaaaaaaaataataataataataatagactAACGCATCCGTTATGTCAACTGACAATCGGCGAACACACAGACCCTAATTTCGCGTCtgattattataattacatttaatgaAAGTTATTATGCTCTAAATCAATATTAAATGTGATTTAACGCAGCAAACGCTGATTCTACCGACCGCATTGCGCGCggacataaaaatattctgaaagaaaactttattagAGGTAGGGGATAGGAAAAggaaatttttttcttttttctgtcGAGTGTTTGTTTACGAAAATACTGCTTTCTTAGAACtacgaattaattattatttatttaccatAGGTAGAATCATATATCATATCAAGAGCACGAAAATAtacacataaatattataccaaaaatgcgaaagaaaatatatcgttagtatatttaaaatattttcaaagtattttttattattgtcaaatatatgtATGAATATTGCATAATACGATTGATTTGTAAAAGTTATCCGCCAAATAGAATGTCCGCcattataatttcaaatattttatgcatTACTTGACTTCGTTCTAATGCAACATGGCGCACTTTTTCTGCCCGTTAAACAAAGCTGCGCAATACGAAAATAACGCGATATGCAGAAACTGTTTTAACTAGTCTGTGATAACGTAATTTCTCAAATGTAATAAAAGTTATTGagaaaaacgaaattaatagtccatattatattacagacaatttacgaataatgaagcAAAATGAGAAAGTTATTTGAATTTCTTACTCAAATGAAACAGAATCGAGAGAATCTATgttaaatttatgttaaacaatctattcaatttcttcggaaatataatttaatatattcgaaagaaaaaaataatttctttaatcttGCATTTTTCATCTTGGTGTTCTAATAAACCGTGAATTTAGAATTTGTTATATTAGATATTAATTACGATAATAtcacgaaatatttataagaaatgGAGTTAATCTAAAAGTGAACAAATATTATCACATTTCGACGAAAAGttatcaaatttatcgttAATCACCATGGTGTCCTCTTGACTTTCATCCCGTCCTTTCGAATTTCACAGCATCCTTCTAATACATCAAAGTTCCCCTCGGTATCATATAATAGTAATCTGCACAAAAAAAGagcgaaatattaaaacaaatgtataaaaagaataaatcatttgaaaatgaaacaatgaTCAGGGTCAAATTGTTTTTCGAAAACATATTGCACGAGCTACCGGCAAATGGGACAACCAAAAAGACAGTCGGAAAAACAAAggtaattaaataatagatTACAACGAAGTATTGAAGAAAAACGtacaattaaatgaaaataacaatAGTGTGAGTTTGAACGGTAGAAAAATGTCTACCAAAGTGCCAAAGCCACCTGTCGCGAAATGACACGGATGGACATACGTCTGATTCCTCTGATTGTCTACGCTAAACTGACATCCCATACTGCGATTTACCCGACGAATTTGGGTTAGGGAGAAGTAGGGGGCTAGAGTTGTCGGCTATCCATACATACACGAATAGAATTCGTCAAATTCCTGGAACACTCAAGGATACGTTTTGTATATGCGTTTACACGTGTCTGGTATTGTAGAGCTCTCGTGAAAACAAAAAGTTGTTGACAAAGATTTAGTGACGCTACGATGTTCTCGTCAAGAATTTAcaattcatataatatatgagatatttcaatttttattttaatttcaattgataatatactaattattttatcgaattgtTCAAAACTTTATTTTGTAGTACAGCTCgaggaaaaaattatttaaaataaaaaaacgttGAAGATATTTGAACTCTCATAAAAGTAATGATTTCTTATTTCATTACGTCTAATTCCACTTTGGTAttttttagagaaattataGAATTACGTATAATTTCGTCATATTAAGTTAAATATTAAGTTAAATATACATGACATATagacatatagatatatagaCATCATAAATGTGTATATCATAAATGAAACGTTACTAAACGTTGCTGTATGAAAAAGCATGGAATAGAATgctaattatttcattattcaGTCCTGCAATTAATGAACTGTACGAAACAAAATCaaagatttaaataaacttaTATCGAACTTATGTTTCAAAAGTTTATGATACAAGCCACCGGTAATAAAAACGATCAAATAGTCTACCAAtggaaagaaacagaaaaaagtCTCGCTCTTCGACGGTAGAATGGTGGTATCCCGCTAAAAGTGAGCCTAGCCGATTCTTGATTGGCTGAGGCGACGAGGCTTCGTTTGTATGCAATGCGCGCGAGAAATTGAAATACCAAACGCCGCAAAAATTTTCTTACATTTTACGAACTTATGAACTGAATATTTTCAAACCAGATAACTATAAGAATTTGAACACTAAAGTGCACACGTATATATGCGTACATCAACAAACATGATTTCTTTAACAAAATCTtgtattttaacaaatattttcagaaTGAACATATTGTTCATTATGATTTTAAAATGCGAATTTTAAGTATTATGTGAAGACAGATAATTACAGAATTACAGATTGCTGTTACAagcgaaatataaaaaattgtatgcTTATTCGTACTGTGTAACAGTGCATATACGTAACCTTTCTACTTACTGTTCTACTaatagtaatataaaataaaattaagatatagtCCATCAAATCTAATATATCCACCATGAAATAAGATTATGATCATATAgataatttctaaaattttctgACAAAGAGAGGTTATTGTATAATGCATTAAATCCATATATTAagattaatctttggaaagCGAAGGTAATGTAACCCAAGAACTATGCACTAAATTTGAAACGTATGCGATGTGTTGAAAGTTTTAAGTTTCCTTCAAGTTTCAGATATTTAATCTAAATTAGAGATATATTAGTAAaacatgaaatgaaatatatatatttacattataatttttaaacatattcgtatttttaaacatcattaagtaaatttctaaataattaagaatataCTGCTTCTTATTAAATAGTTacgaaatgtttttattaGCGAGAAGCTATTGAAAGTAATGGTTGACAAATTGTATCGATATACCACACGTTGACGAAGTATACcagtaataatttaacaaagcAAATTCTTCACTGCGATCTTCGAGAGAAATTCCTTGGAATTGGAATTGTTGTAACGAACGCAGCTGCATCTATAACATGCGACACAAGTACACTCTTTTATATACTAAGCTATTTGATTAATGCTAAGTatgtaagaaatttaaaaagtttttaaaatcgTATATTTATCATTGTACTATTGATTTTCTTACCATTTCGAAATGTACAATTTTGAGAATAATTGCTATATCTTCGTTCTTAAATAATGGAGCAACTagcgaaaaaataaaagaaaaggcgAAGAAACGATGCAGAATATTAATGATGTGCGTGTGATTCATCTACGTGTTTCAGTTTTGTTGTATATTTCACGAtcgaacattttcttttctcttctatcGTACTCTTGTATCTTGTGACGTGACTGTTTCTCGTGGGAGATAAGAGCAAGACGATATGCGGTTTCTAGCATTTcgaaaacaaaaaaggacGAAACTGTTCgcttttcttctgttttcttgtttttaaatagaggtgaaagataaaaagacaTATATCTACagaatttattctatttccaTTACACATTCTGCCGATTGATTATTTTCATCTAAATCAATTGACTTGACTTACttaataaattcttcttgTTTACAGGCATAGCTAACAGAGATTTGAATAGTCTAATATGgcttattttcattctttgtCTTAGCTCTAATACTTTCTTTAAATCTTTCTCGCCAAACCTTATAAATTTAGAATTATTCACACACTGTAATTCATTATTCCAATTCAATAACATTTCACACTGAGTTGcatttaaaatatcagaaatttctgaaaaataaagGAGAGTTTGTACATCAggatatattgaaaataaatttggctGTAATTCTTTACCTATTCCACGTGTATGATATTCTCCTAGTTCTTTCTACTCTAATTATATGTTCCCTCCTAGCATGCTGTCTACTCCTGTTGCTACCTATAGATcttttaatagtaatttcttCCATTGCTTCATCATTTCTTGCTACATACCTTTGGATCAAATATAGAACTATAACTAATCACATCTTTAATGTACAATCTCTGTATCATCATGTGtatacatttttgttttaccTCCGTTTCTAACAAACTTGCAGTTAACTCTGGAGTATAGGGACACACGCCTGGAATCATATTGTTTCTGATCCATGATATTTTCTCTCCTATTGAATTCTGTTTTATCAAGCGGGACATTTCTGCCTTCTGTCTATTTGATATTCTGAAACAAAACACATTGTCCATTTCCTTCTTTAGTACACAAAAGtattatataatcatataaaataaatgaaatgtacataacataaatcacacaatttaatagtaattgtATTTACTTTTTGGCTTTTTTCGTAATAGCGATAGACTTTCTGCTATTTGGATGTATCATTTTTTTTGGCTTCAGGAATTCCTTTCTCATTGCAGTGGCCTATAAAAgacaacaaaataaattagttaaaatattaccatggctatgaattatttcgattatccTAATCATCAAAACTCCAACTCAGACTATACGTTTACTCAATGTATAATCATGCACAGGCGAATCGTCGACAGTATCACACGCTTAGAAGCACTAATGGAGTAGACAAAATATACCTCTTTGTTATGACACTCTGAACCGTCACTCTGTTGGATTCATGCAATAAATTTTACCACTATATCTAAAGTTCAATACTTTAACttatttgtgaaacgttcgaactgcgACTCGAGGAGATCACCGGTGATTTGTCAATTTCGTGATTTGTTGTGTCTCGTATGTGACAACAGCAACGACAGCGACGCCTATCGAgagtaaaaataatatcgaaGTATACCTTCTTACCATGACATTTCCGGGCCAACAAACTTCAAAATTGGTTTCTTccgtttcaaaatatttttagctatattttttaatcttataatgataacctattttaaaatgtgcaatgtttgataaatgtacattagtaaaatttcatacgaaGAAAGTTTTTGGGAATCCGTATTATATCCAGCGAGCAGAAAACGAAGACTTGACGGAAGTTGACGACAATGGAGATAAAAGTCTTTAtcgtaatattgtttttattggTTTTAACGTCAGATGGAACGGGTTTCGACAGAAAACGATCCTCCAAATGTCAAAGAGGTAACGAGCAGACTTCAAGTAAAAACGAGCAGAAGTCAACAcccgattattattattactgcgaCTCAACAGAATTTGGAGTAGTATTATACAAAAGATTCCGTATTTGCGTTCTTGTTCACCGTGTGACATGATAGGAATTGATTTCTCTTCCGCTTGTATCAGATGCGGGATGTGCCTTGCCATTGCTGAAAAGGTTGATCCTTTTTCACCAGTCTCGATTATCCTATTTCTCTTTATTCgcctattttttaaacacaaatatacattttttacgattatttatattgttgATGACATCATTTGACGAATTCTTCGAGAACTTCGCAAGGGAACCAAGAcataatgatatttaaaatgtttatagcAGTTCTGAAGTAAAGAGAAGCGATATTAGTTTGAAATGATGGATCATTTCAATGACtttattatttccattttaGACATAACACAGGAGAActttataatttcaaaatctctttgattttatgtatctttccacatttatttttctttttgcatATCTGCATGTTGCCTTAATAGCTATCtacatattattttagttGCGTTTTTCTTTTGGATCGGAAATGACTATCCTGTGTTTCGTCAATAATTTGTCTTGCTTCTCTTGGTGCATTTCTAAAAGTAGTATTgatataaatgaattttttactcCAAGAGTCAACATCACattttttcgatttcttttttagtttACAAGAGTATAAAGCTATATATAGGCCAAAACATGTATgtatttttcgataaaagataaatttttattcaaaatctACGAGACTGCACgcagatatttcaaattgcAGCGAATATAATCACGAATACTTCGCGTTAAACATGTTAtatcttttaacattttcagaGACGCGTAAACATCCGCAAGCTATTTATCACTTTATTCGATTGCATATTGTAGCGGCATATGAATCATAGGACGATGCGAATCGAGAGTaactcatgttgttgttttgcctcggggCATTGATACCGTCTTGAGGTACGAAACTTGataataaacaaactccggacAGAACAATATCGCCGCTACGCGCAACCGTCAACCGAAGtcgaatttaaattcgttaGAAGGAGATCGTTAGAAGAGTACTGCCGATAGTTTTAAACACATTTGACTACACCAAATATCAACTCGTCTCATCACTATATACACCAACGTGTTTAATCAACCTCCACATAACCGAGAagtgatttcaaatttgaccCACGTTTCTATCGACttcgctttcttctttattttggaagAAATGCACATTCACTATTTATCAGCTAAGCGAActcgaaacgaatgaaaattccCAACCACCACGTAGACCAAAGCCTATCAGCCTTTTTCGAACCTGTAGGTTACAACgagattcttaattaattaattcgtttcttACAGGCTACAGAGTCTGTGAATAAAGAACTTTTTCTGACCGTTTTGTTACGACCTTTGTTAAAACCACGTCATAggaataagataataatacagATCGTAATCATTATATATCAGCACGTACTGTCAATTTGATTGTGcaattaaataacataatatcaaaAGTAATCAAATGTTGGGATACTTTTGAGCGATAGTGTATATGTGTAAAACAATATGATTCTATAAATTCATTAACAATAAATCAAAAACAATGCTGCGTTGCTTATTCTAGTAAACAATCCAACCATTTAACTGTAAGATATTTGGAAAGTTCATGTAACAAGCATACAATATGCCAGCCGGAAGGTACCAACTACGTTCCTCTATGAAAttagtataaatatttcaagactTATATACGATTAACATTTCACGCAACGTTTTTATAAGATACGTTAATCCGTAGAAATGATCCGTCGCGGTAAATTTATACATAGATcagagttagaaaatacaaaagaacgATATTTTCTCTGCGTATACGAAGTTAAAATGGTGTTGGACGCAAATT belongs to Bombus huntii isolate Logan2020A unplaced genomic scaffold, iyBomHunt1.1 ctg00000070.1, whole genome shotgun sequence and includes:
- the LOC126876332 gene encoding translation machinery-associated protein 16 homolog, producing MPITQQGFVPWYFNEATAMRKEFLKPKKMIHPNSRKSIAITKKAKKISNRQKAEMSRLIKQNSIGEKISWIRNNMIPGVCPYTPELTASLLETEITII